ATAGAGTGTCCTGATCTCAGGACACAAGACATAGAGCAGGTTGTCCGCTAACGGTTTTTGCTGAAGAACAACGGAAAAGTAATGGGACAGAGAATGTTCCAATTGGGCCAGTGACAGATGACAGTGAATAAAAAGGCATTGGCTTCCCGATTCCTTAAGTTGCAACTGCGGCGAAATGGGTAATTGAATTTGCTCGCTTCTCAGAAGAACACCGTCCATTGATGAAACTTCGACCCGGAAACGGATCGCGTCATATGTTGCGGCAGGTAAACGGTCAACAGCGACAAGCGTTTGTCGTGATGTGTGTTTTGGCACATGGTTGCGTGTTTGACAGCTCAACCAGAGGTCTGCGTTTTTCAGAGCGACCTCTTTAATGGCCAGGCGGTAATCAGGAGCGGATGCATGGTTGACATAGATCGATAGATGACTGTCGGTTACCGCCCGGGACATCGCCTGTGTGCTGATGGGCGCCGGCTGACAACCGCACAGATATAGACTTGTAAAAAATATTGGCCAAAAGAGGATCAATCGTCTTGTCATTATCGCTTTCCAGTTAATCTTTCGTGGTATGGCAGTTTGCGCATAATCCGCCGTCGTTACTTTCCGCATAGCCCCAGCGCATGGCTTTATAATAATTTGAACCGTGAGCACGGTGACAGGAGATGCAGGTGACGATGGTATCGTCATTAAATGTGACGCTCTCAACCACACTGCTGATATCGTAACTGGCGACGGGAGTTGCCGGAAGATAGCTTCCGCTGCCATAGCTGCGATATTCGGAATCGCTGTCGGTATTCCCCATGTCGTAATCCGTGGGATGGCGTAGCCACGGAGAACTTGTGCCGGATGTGGCCAGATTGCCCAGCGGATTGTGGTACTGTCCGTGACATTGTGAACAAAAATAGCTGATGGTCGAAGTGTCCAGGGCCTGGCCGGGATCATCGACGCCTTTGTACTGGTTGTGCAGTGCCTCCGTCGGCGTAAATTCCCACTCAGGATCTTCAAACCCGGCAATACCCACCAACAGACGGTAGCCTTCGGTGGGATCTGTTCCCGGCGCTGTAATGGCACTGCCCTGACTGTTTTTGTGATGACCGCCGCGAATAGCCTGATAAGGATCGCCGGTGCTGTGACTGCCATGGCAACCGTAGGTGCCGGCACAGGTAATCTGTTGCCCATCCCAGCCGTCAACGCCTCCAGGCATCGAGCCATCGGCAGCGGCACGCCCACTATCAAAGCCGGGAGGAGCACTTAAAGTCAGATCGGCATTGGTAATCCCCTCGACATTGTGTCCTTTGCTGTCATCTGAGGCGACAAAGGTAAAGGTTCCGCCGGCCAGCGTATCCCCGTCGATACCGCTGGTACTGTAATTGACCGTTCCGGTATTATGGACATAAGGTGTTGAGGAACCCTGCGTATTCGCTCCGGTATGGCAGCCGACGCAATCGCTGCGCAACAGGGACGAATGAGGGCCGGAACTACCGACGATGCTGTTGTCCTGGCTGTTGTGCATCGTATGACAGTCGGAACAGGGCCCTGAAACTCTTGCGTGACTATTGAATGGA
This region of uncultured Desulfuromonas sp. genomic DNA includes:
- a CDS encoding cytochrome c3 family protein; its protein translation is MHNSQDNSIVGSSGPHSSLLRSDCVGCHTGANTQGSSTPYVHNTGTVNYSTSGIDGDTLAGGTFTFVASDDSKGHNVEGITNADLTLSAPPGFDSGRAAADGSMPGGVDGWDGQQITCAGTYGCHGSHSTGDPYQAIRGGHHKNSQGSAITAPGTDPTEGYRLLVGIAGFEDPEWEFTPTEALHNQYKGVDDPGQALDTSTISYFCSQCHGQYHNPLGNLATSGTSSPWLRHPTDYDMGNTDSDSEYRSYGSGSYLPATPVASYDISSVVESVTFNDDTIVTCISCHRAHGSNYYKAMRWGYAESNDGGLCANCHTTKD